One genomic window of Moorella glycerini includes the following:
- a CDS encoding UxaA family hydrolase: protein MGSFMGYVRPDGTVGARNYLLILSATIYANSVVERVANSLYGAIPITHPLGRSQTKSDLKMTFDILCGMGKNPNVGGVVVIVHFREELCNIHDIAHEISKTGKPVETVNIRAVGGAINAVAEATRKGMHIMRKLSTLTREKAEVSNFILGLNCGTSDTTSGLSSNVALGICSDRFIREGSRSILAELPELMGAEEWLASRAVSPEVVQKIYKAIQSYEERILATGEDIRGSQPTGDNIAGGISTIEEKSLGGAKKSGSAPIQDVIGYGERPGRVPGVYLMYTPGHGSESITGIAAAGAQVLVFSTGGGHTISHPIMPTIKITGNNTSYQLMQDTVDLDLSGILSGTMGIQEAADLIYNEVLEVLSGKMTKSEILKEMTGFAIHRIGISL from the coding sequence ATGGGTAGTTTTATGGGATATGTTCGTCCTGATGGGACAGTAGGGGCAAGAAATTATCTGTTAATTTTGTCGGCTACAATTTATGCCAACAGTGTAGTCGAACGGGTAGCTAATTCTCTCTATGGAGCCATTCCTATTACCCATCCTCTTGGACGTTCCCAGACGAAAAGCGATCTGAAAATGACTTTTGATATTCTTTGTGGTATGGGAAAAAATCCGAATGTTGGCGGAGTAGTAGTAATAGTTCATTTCAGGGAAGAACTTTGTAACATTCATGATATAGCACACGAAATTTCCAAGACTGGTAAACCAGTAGAAACAGTGAACATCCGGGCCGTTGGGGGTGCTATTAATGCAGTAGCCGAAGCCACGCGTAAAGGCATGCATATCATGCGAAAACTTTCTACCCTGACGAGAGAAAAAGCTGAGGTGTCAAATTTTATTTTGGGACTTAACTGCGGCACCTCGGATACTACATCAGGCTTATCTTCCAATGTGGCCTTGGGGATTTGTTCTGATCGCTTTATTAGGGAGGGTAGCCGTTCCATTTTGGCGGAGCTTCCTGAACTTATGGGTGCCGAGGAATGGCTGGCCTCAAGAGCCGTTTCTCCAGAAGTAGTGCAAAAGATTTATAAGGCTATCCAGAGCTATGAAGAACGTATTCTAGCTACTGGAGAGGATATCCGTGGCTCGCAGCCTACTGGGGACAACATCGCTGGTGGCATAAGTACCATCGAGGAAAAGTCTCTTGGCGGTGCCAAGAAGAGCGGTTCTGCCCCCATTCAAGATGTTATTGGCTACGGTGAAAGGCCGGGAAGGGTTCCCGGTGTGTACCTTATGTATACCCCGGGCCATGGTAGCGAGTCGATTACTGGTATCGCTGCTGCCGGGGCGCAAGTTTTGGTATTTTCAACTGGTGGTGGCCATACTATATCTCACCCTATCATGCCCACAATTAAGATTACGGGTAACAACACTTCGTACCAACTAATGCAGGACACTGTCGATTTGGATTTGAGCGGAATTTTGTCGGGTACCATGGGCATTCAAGAGGCAGCAGACCTTATTTACAACGAAGTATTGGAAGTGCTCTCGGGTAAGATGACAAAGTCGGAAATTCTAAAAGAGATGACAGGCTTTGCTATTCACCGCATAGGTATAAGTCTTTAG
- a CDS encoding UxaA family hydrolase, whose product MTKIAWVIDEEKDNVATILSHGVKKGAAIQVETYRKIKEITVQADIPYGHKIAIKPIRKGVKYGLSIGRATQDIEIGQHVHVHNIESMRGRGDFG is encoded by the coding sequence ATGACAAAAATAGCATGGGTTATTGATGAGGAAAAAGATAATGTAGCAACTATTTTAAGCCACGGAGTAAAGAAAGGCGCGGCAATACAGGTGGAAACATATAGAAAAATTAAAGAAATCACAGTCCAAGCAGATATTCCTTATGGGCACAAAATTGCTATTAAGCCCATAAGGAAGGGCGTGAAGTACGGCCTGAGTATTGGCCGGGCTACACAAGATATAGAGATTGGGCAACATGTTCATGTACATAATATCGAATCTATGAGAGGGAGAGGCGATTTTGGTTAA
- a CDS encoding threonine synthase, which yields MGFVRCLECPKCHSTYSATEIHNLCQCGSPLLVRYEMERLGKEVKKEDLKGRRADLWRYWEFLPLEREENIISLGEGFTPIFAANNLGRELGFKQLYIKDEGLNPTGTFKARGAAVGVSRAKELGIKTIAMPTAGNAGGAWSSYGAKAGMEMIIVMPVDAPDLAKKECVVSGARTYLVKGLISDAGKIIAQGVKKYDWFDASTLKEPYRIEGKKTMGLEIAEQFNWELPDAVLYPTGGGVGIIGIWKALQELQAIGWIKGPLPKMISVQAEGCSPIVKAFQEGKKESEFFHGAQTIAGGIRVPKALGDFLVLEAVYESGGTAVSVSDDEILAAVKLVARTEGMFICPEGAAAVAGAQQLLASGFLKPDEKVVVLNTGSGLKYPEMVELDLPVLEKEAEI from the coding sequence ATGGGCTTTGTTCGTTGCCTGGAATGCCCGAAGTGCCATAGTACTTATTCAGCAACGGAGATTCATAATCTTTGCCAGTGTGGTTCACCATTGCTGGTGCGCTATGAAATGGAACGTTTGGGGAAGGAAGTGAAAAAAGAAGACTTAAAAGGCCGGCGGGCCGACCTCTGGCGTTACTGGGAGTTTTTGCCCCTGGAGCGGGAAGAAAATATCATTTCCCTGGGAGAGGGTTTTACTCCTATCTTTGCTGCCAACAACCTGGGGCGGGAGCTTGGATTTAAGCAACTTTATATCAAAGATGAAGGCTTAAATCCAACCGGGACTTTTAAGGCCCGGGGTGCCGCCGTCGGCGTTTCCAGAGCTAAGGAATTGGGTATAAAAACAATTGCCATGCCCACGGCAGGCAACGCCGGGGGCGCCTGGTCGTCTTATGGCGCTAAAGCTGGTATGGAAATGATTATAGTGATGCCGGTTGATGCCCCAGACCTGGCCAAAAAAGAATGCGTTGTCAGCGGTGCTCGGACTTATCTAGTTAAAGGCCTCATATCCGATGCCGGAAAAATTATTGCTCAGGGGGTGAAGAAATACGATTGGTTTGATGCTTCGACTTTAAAAGAGCCCTACCGCATAGAAGGCAAGAAGACTATGGGTTTAGAAATTGCCGAGCAATTTAACTGGGAGCTACCCGATGCCGTCCTTTATCCTACCGGCGGCGGGGTGGGTATCATCGGCATCTGGAAAGCCCTGCAAGAACTCCAGGCCATTGGCTGGATTAAAGGACCCTTACCCAAGATGATTTCCGTCCAGGCAGAAGGGTGTTCTCCTATTGTTAAGGCTTTCCAGGAAGGCAAGAAGGAGTCGGAGTTTTTCCACGGTGCGCAGACTATTGCTGGCGGTATCCGGGTGCCCAAGGCTTTAGGTGATTTTCTGGTACTAGAGGCGGTTTACGAAAGCGGTGGTACGGCGGTAAGTGTTAGCGACGATGAGATCCTGGCAGCGGTAAAACTTGTCGCCAGGACCGAGGGTATGTTTATTTGTCCCGAAGGTGCTGCCGCCGTAGCCGGGGCGCAGCAGCTGCTGGCCAGCGGCTTCCTGAAGCCCGATGAAAAGGTGGTCGTTCTAAACACCGGTAGTGGCCTGAAGTACCCGGAGATGGTAGAGTTAGACCTGCCGGTATTGGAGAAAGAAGCTGAGATTTAG
- a CDS encoding RidA family protein, whose product MPLKNVIATDEAPQAIGPYSQAIKAGNFIFTSGQIPIDPANGQIVGGGAAEQTARVMANLQAVLAAAGAGLDDVVKTTLYIKDMNDFGTINEVYSRYFTKEPPARSCVEVARLPKDVLVEIEAVAVVEK is encoded by the coding sequence ATGCCGCTTAAAAATGTTATTGCAACTGATGAGGCGCCGCAAGCAATTGGCCCCTATTCCCAGGCCATTAAAGCTGGTAATTTTATTTTTACTTCCGGCCAGATCCCCATTGACCCAGCCAACGGCCAGATTGTAGGTGGCGGGGCCGCAGAGCAGACGGCCAGGGTGATGGCTAATTTACAAGCAGTTTTAGCCGCAGCCGGCGCCGGTCTGGATGACGTTGTCAAAACAACCCTGTACATTAAAGATATGAATGATTTCGGTACGATTAATGAGGTTTACAGCCGCTATTTTACCAAGGAACCCCCGGCCCGTTCCTGCGTGGAAGTGGCCCGCTTACCCAAAGATGTGCTGGTGGAAATTGAAGCAGTGGCGGTGGTTGAAAAATAA
- a CDS encoding UxaA family hydrolase: MEKFFVHDMRDTVGVAVADIQAGETVTGWVMEDNSIVSVKALSDIKLGHKIALKDIAKGETVIKYGEPIGKTVAPIAKGEHVHVHNLKTTRW, encoded by the coding sequence GTGGAAAAATTCTTTGTCCATGACATGCGGGATACCGTTGGCGTGGCCGTGGCCGATATCCAGGCCGGCGAAACGGTAACCGGGTGGGTAATGGAGGACAACTCCATTGTCAGCGTCAAGGCCCTGAGCGACATCAAACTCGGCCACAAGATTGCCCTCAAGGACATCGCCAAAGGTGAGACGGTAATTAAGTACGGCGAACCCATCGGCAAAACCGTAGCCCCCATAGCGAAAGGTGAGCATGTCCACGTCCATAATTTAAAGACTACGAGGTGGTAA
- a CDS encoding UxaA family hydrolase gives MTSAKFMGYRRENGSVGVRNRVVILPLDDLSNAAAEGVAKLIDGTIALPHPYGRLQFGEDLELFFRTLIGTGSNPNVAACIVIGIEPNWTNRVVEGIAKTGKPVAGFAIERYGDLKVIEMASRKAIEFVQYATELQKEECDISELVVSIKCGESDTTSGLASNPSIGNAVDRLVDMGATVLFGETSELTGGEHLVAARCATPEIREQFMQSFKSYNDFIISQGVDLCGSQPTEGNIAGGLTTIEEKALGNIQKIGKRALIQGVLQPAEAPKGKGLWYMETSSAGAEAITLFAAGGSVLHFFTTGQGNIVGNPIIPVIKISANPVTVSTMSEHIDVDLTGLLRREMDLDGAGTAILDMFIRTLNGRYTCAEALSHKEFILTKLYRSA, from the coding sequence ATGACCAGCGCCAAATTCATGGGCTATCGCCGGGAAAACGGCAGTGTCGGCGTCCGTAACCGGGTAGTTATTTTACCATTAGATGACCTTTCCAATGCTGCCGCCGAAGGGGTAGCCAAACTCATTGATGGTACCATCGCCCTGCCCCACCCCTATGGCCGTCTCCAGTTCGGCGAAGACCTGGAACTCTTCTTCCGCACCTTAATCGGCACCGGCTCTAACCCCAATGTGGCGGCCTGCATCGTTATCGGCATTGAACCCAACTGGACTAATCGCGTGGTGGAAGGCATCGCTAAAACGGGAAAACCCGTAGCCGGCTTTGCCATTGAACGCTACGGCGACCTGAAGGTCATCGAAATGGCCTCCCGTAAAGCCATTGAATTTGTCCAGTATGCTACCGAATTGCAAAAAGAGGAATGCGATATCTCCGAACTGGTCGTCAGCATCAAGTGCGGCGAGTCCGACACCACCTCTGGATTAGCCTCCAATCCTTCCATAGGTAACGCTGTCGATCGCCTGGTCGATATGGGTGCCACCGTTCTCTTCGGCGAGACTTCCGAGCTTACCGGTGGCGAGCACCTGGTAGCCGCCCGTTGCGCCACCCCGGAGATCCGTGAACAGTTCATGCAGAGCTTTAAATCCTACAATGACTTTATTATTTCCCAGGGCGTCGACCTCTGCGGCTCCCAGCCCACCGAAGGCAATATCGCCGGCGGCCTGACCACCATCGAAGAGAAGGCCCTCGGTAACATTCAGAAAATCGGCAAACGGGCCCTGATCCAGGGTGTCCTGCAGCCGGCCGAAGCCCCCAAAGGAAAAGGTTTGTGGTACATGGAGACCTCTTCTGCCGGCGCCGAAGCCATTACCCTTTTCGCTGCCGGCGGCTCGGTCCTGCACTTCTTCACCACCGGCCAGGGCAACATCGTCGGCAATCCCATCATCCCAGTAATTAAGATTTCGGCGAACCCGGTAACGGTCAGCACCATGAGCGAGCACATTGACGTCGACCTGACAGGTCTTCTGCGCCGGGAAATGGACCTCGACGGTGCCGGCACCGCCATCCTGGACATGTTTATCCGTACCCTGAACGGCCGCTATACCTGTGCCGAAGCCCTGAGCCATAAGGAATTTATCCTCACCAAGCTTTACCGTAGCGCGTAG
- the sigF gene encoding RNA polymerase sporulation sigma factor SigF gives MRLSEMNLPRFPLLSEAETEELLRRAKAGDKEARERLINCNLKLVFNLVQRFENRNYELEDLFQIGTIGLIKAIDKFDLSYQVRFSTYAVPMILGEIRRFLRDDSTVKVSRSLKETAFKVNRTREELAKKLGREPAIGEIAEALDLSREEIVAALEAVQMPGSIHDTIYQDDGDPIYVLDQLAAEEGEEPAWLDKIALKEVLRKIPEKHRRVLVLRFFQDKTQAEVAARMGLSQVQISRIERQALQKIRELLQAEGNSSLQAGDQENE, from the coding sequence ATGCGCCTGTCGGAAATGAACCTGCCCCGCTTTCCCCTCCTGTCCGAGGCTGAAACGGAAGAGCTGTTGCGCCGGGCCAAGGCAGGGGACAAAGAAGCCCGGGAGCGGTTGATTAATTGCAATCTCAAGCTGGTTTTTAACCTGGTCCAGCGCTTCGAAAATCGCAACTATGAACTGGAAGACCTCTTCCAGATCGGCACCATTGGCCTGATCAAGGCCATTGATAAATTTGACCTGAGCTACCAGGTGCGGTTTTCCACCTATGCTGTGCCCATGATTTTGGGGGAAATCAGGCGATTTTTACGCGATGACAGTACCGTCAAGGTAAGCCGCTCTTTAAAGGAGACGGCCTTTAAGGTCAACCGCACCCGGGAGGAACTGGCTAAAAAACTGGGCCGGGAACCGGCCATTGGCGAAATAGCCGAAGCCCTGGATCTATCCCGGGAGGAGATAGTCGCTGCCCTGGAAGCCGTCCAGATGCCGGGGTCCATCCACGATACCATTTACCAGGATGACGGCGACCCTATCTATGTCCTGGACCAGCTGGCCGCAGAAGAAGGAGAAGAGCCGGCCTGGCTGGATAAAATTGCCTTGAAGGAAGTGCTGCGTAAGATTCCGGAGAAACACCGGCGGGTCCTGGTCTTGCGCTTTTTCCAGGATAAAACCCAGGCTGAAGTGGCGGCCCGCATGGGGCTGTCCCAGGTGCAGATTTCCCGTATTGAGCGCCAGGCCCTGCAGAAAATCAGGGAACTGTTGCAGGCGGAGGGAAACAGTAGCTTGCAAGCAGGGGATCAAGAAAACGAATGA
- the spoIIAB gene encoding anti-sigma F factor yields MAGEAQVKNSMALEFLSLPENVGLARVAVATFAAQVDMTLNELEEIKVAVSEAVSNAIIHGYNGEPRGIVRVAVERTEAGLVITVEDKGCGIPDVALAMQPAYSTDPERMGLGFAFMQSFMDELEVTSEVNRGTRVRMFKAFKGEIGK; encoded by the coding sequence ATGGCTGGTGAGGCGCAAGTTAAAAACAGCATGGCCCTTGAGTTTTTAAGCCTACCGGAAAATGTCGGGCTGGCCAGGGTAGCTGTGGCTACCTTTGCCGCCCAGGTGGACATGACCCTGAATGAACTGGAAGAGATTAAAGTTGCCGTTTCCGAGGCGGTGTCCAATGCCATCATCCATGGCTATAATGGAGAACCCCGGGGCATAGTGCGGGTGGCTGTGGAACGCACGGAGGCAGGGCTGGTAATTACCGTGGAGGATAAGGGTTGCGGTATCCCCGATGTTGCCCTGGCCATGCAGCCGGCCTACTCCACCGATCCCGAGCGGATGGGCCTGGGTTTCGCCTTTATGCAGTCCTTTATGGATGAACTGGAGGTGACCTCGGAGGTCAACCGGGGAACGCGGGTGAGAATGTTTAAAGCCTTCAAGGGAGAGATTGGAAAGTAG
- a CDS encoding STAS domain-containing protein encodes MKSELTPSEICNEGVFPLQVFFSMEGKELWVRVKGEVDLESADALRRELEASLDHARPEVLLLDLEGVTFMDSSGLGVILGRYRRLKKQGGRVVICRPQPQVRRLLEISGLSKIMTIHPDGPETAGGVD; translated from the coding sequence GTGAAGAGCGAATTAACCCCTTCGGAGATCTGTAACGAGGGGGTTTTTCCTTTGCAGGTATTCTTTAGCATGGAAGGTAAAGAACTCTGGGTGCGGGTCAAGGGAGAGGTTGACCTGGAAAGCGCTGACGCTTTGCGCCGGGAACTGGAAGCCAGCCTGGATCACGCCCGTCCGGAAGTATTGCTGCTGGATCTGGAAGGAGTTACCTTTATGGATAGTTCAGGGCTGGGAGTAATCCTGGGCCGTTACCGGCGTTTAAAGAAGCAGGGGGGCAGGGTGGTCATTTGCCGGCCCCAACCCCAGGTAAGGCGGTTGCTGGAAATATCCGGCCTTAGTAAAATTATGACCATCCATCCCGATGGGCCGGAAACTGCGGGAGGGGTTGACTGA
- a CDS encoding D-alanyl-D-alanine carboxypeptidase family protein: MRRTGILSLAVILGLSLLPGLLLAASSGTTDAAGALPADAQPAQAAAGNQAAAGLTLDAKGAILMDPQTGEVLWEKNAHARYYPASMTKLMTMVVAMDMVANGQARLDEPVQTSERAESFGGSEVFLAAGETFPLEQMLIAIAVASANDAAVAVAEHLAGSEEAFVAMMNAKAKELGLKNTHFANCHGLHDEQNYTSAYDMAVIARYALKYPKIREWTSIKRYTFRKEPLSILDNTNKMLYWYPGTDGFKTGFTDAAGLNLVSTVERDGLRLIAVVMGVETPNGHFTDSMKLYNWAYKQWAFQQLYGPGQVVATVPVGKGRLEQVKTITTAKVGARVNRIRGKAEKVTASVDLSPLLNAPVKEGQKIGQVTVCRDGKEIDHVELVTGEAVARASLGQEITRAIRAVFTIRQ; encoded by the coding sequence GTGCGTAGGACAGGAATTCTATCACTGGCGGTCATCCTGGGACTAAGCTTGCTACCGGGGTTGCTGCTGGCTGCAAGTTCGGGGACAACAGACGCGGCCGGGGCCCTGCCGGCGGATGCGCAACCGGCGCAGGCTGCTGCAGGCAATCAGGCAGCAGCAGGCCTGACCCTGGACGCCAAGGGGGCCATCCTCATGGACCCCCAGACGGGAGAGGTCCTCTGGGAGAAGAATGCCCATGCCCGTTACTACCCGGCCAGCATGACCAAGTTGATGACCATGGTTGTAGCCATGGATATGGTGGCCAATGGCCAGGCCAGGCTGGATGAACCGGTACAGACCAGCGAGCGGGCCGAAAGTTTTGGCGGTTCGGAAGTCTTCCTGGCTGCCGGGGAGACTTTCCCCCTCGAGCAGATGCTCATTGCCATCGCCGTGGCTTCGGCCAACGACGCGGCAGTGGCCGTGGCCGAACACCTGGCCGGTTCGGAGGAGGCCTTTGTGGCCATGATGAATGCTAAGGCCAAAGAACTGGGCTTGAAAAATACTCATTTTGCCAACTGCCATGGCCTCCATGATGAGCAAAACTATACTTCCGCCTACGATATGGCTGTTATTGCCCGTTATGCCTTGAAGTACCCCAAAATCAGGGAGTGGACCTCCATTAAGCGTTACACCTTCCGCAAGGAGCCCCTGTCGATCCTGGATAATACCAATAAAATGCTCTACTGGTACCCGGGGACCGACGGCTTTAAAACCGGCTTTACTGACGCCGCCGGCTTGAACCTGGTATCAACGGTCGAAAGGGACGGCCTGCGATTAATCGCCGTAGTCATGGGCGTGGAGACACCTAATGGTCATTTCACCGATTCCATGAAGCTTTATAACTGGGCCTATAAACAGTGGGCCTTCCAGCAGCTCTACGGGCCCGGCCAGGTAGTAGCCACCGTACCGGTAGGCAAAGGCCGGCTGGAACAGGTCAAAACCATCACCACGGCTAAAGTTGGGGCGCGGGTCAACCGCATCCGGGGCAAGGCCGAAAAGGTAACTGCCAGCGTAGATTTATCACCACTTTTAAATGCACCCGTAAAAGAGGGGCAGAAGATCGGCCAGGTGACGGTCTGCAGGGATGGTAAAGAGATCGACCACGTCGAACTGGTGACCGGCGAAGCGGTAGCCAGGGCATCCCTGGGCCAGGAGATTACCAGGGCAATCCGGGCTGTTTTCACCATTCGACAATAA
- a CDS encoding phosphopentomutase produces MDRVIVIVLDSVGVGELPDAAKYGDEGSNTLGNIAAAVEMHLPNLARLGLGNILPLKGIAPVAAPAAAYGKMASRTAGKDTTSGHWELAGLILERPFPLYPRGFPPEIIEPFEKAIGRKVLGNKPASGTVIIEELGAEHIRTGYPIVYTSADSVFQIAAHEDVIPVQELYRYCKIARQLLTDEHAVGRVIARPFVGEPGHFFRTDRRQDFSLEPPRPTLLDAVMNAGLQVMAVGKIKDIFAGRGISRWIHTHDNMDGVDQTRNFIRESNRGLIFTNLVDFDMRYGHRNDVAGYAAALEAFDRRLPELLEALNEKDVLVLTADHGCDPTTPSTDHSREYVPLLVYGNCIQPVDLGVRSTFADLGATVAELLGVPYDLAGESFASMLMK; encoded by the coding sequence ATTGATCGCGTCATAGTCATCGTTCTGGACAGCGTTGGTGTAGGAGAACTGCCTGACGCCGCCAAATATGGCGACGAAGGCAGCAATACCCTGGGGAATATTGCCGCTGCGGTAGAAATGCACCTGCCCAACCTGGCCCGGCTGGGGCTGGGCAATATTCTCCCCCTCAAGGGGATTGCCCCGGTAGCCGCCCCGGCAGCCGCCTATGGTAAAATGGCTTCCCGGACGGCCGGCAAGGACACCACCAGCGGCCACTGGGAGCTGGCCGGCCTGATTTTAGAGCGGCCCTTCCCCCTTTATCCCCGCGGCTTCCCGCCGGAAATTATCGAGCCCTTTGAAAAGGCTATCGGCCGCAAGGTCCTGGGCAACAAACCGGCCTCAGGTACGGTTATTATTGAGGAACTGGGCGCCGAACATATACGCACCGGTTATCCCATTGTTTACACCTCGGCCGACAGTGTCTTCCAGATTGCGGCCCATGAAGACGTCATCCCCGTGCAGGAACTCTACCGTTACTGTAAAATTGCCCGGCAACTGCTGACGGATGAACATGCGGTAGGCCGGGTAATTGCCCGGCCCTTTGTCGGGGAACCGGGGCATTTCTTCCGCACTGACCGGCGGCAGGATTTTTCCCTGGAGCCGCCCCGGCCCACCCTGCTGGATGCCGTCATGAACGCCGGCCTCCAGGTTATGGCGGTGGGTAAAATAAAAGACATCTTTGCCGGCCGGGGCATCAGCCGCTGGATTCATACCCATGATAATATGGATGGTGTTGACCAGACCCGTAACTTTATCCGGGAAAGCAATCGCGGCCTCATCTTTACCAACCTGGTGGACTTTGATATGCGCTATGGCCACCGCAACGACGTGGCCGGCTACGCCGCGGCCCTGGAAGCCTTTGACCGGCGCCTGCCGGAGTTGCTCGAGGCTTTAAATGAAAAAGATGTCCTGGTGCTTACCGCCGACCACGGCTGCGACCCCACAACCCCCAGCACCGATCACTCCCGGGAGTATGTACCCCTTTTGGTCTACGGCAACTGCATCCAGCCGGTAGATCTGGGTGTCCGGTCCACCTTCGCCGACCTGGGCGCCACAGTGGCTGAACTACTGGGTGTACCGTATGATCTGGCCGGTGAGAGCTTTGCTTCTATGTTGATGAAATAA
- the xerD gene encoding site-specific tyrosine recombinase XerD, which yields MRELVDEFLYYLVVERGLAENTLASYNSDLQQFLHYLENGGVKSFREVNHGLLVAYLIKMQQEGRSPATISQHLAALKSFYHFLLRERLVESDPTANLESPRQLKKLPQVLTVEEVERLLNQPRPDTPAGLRDKAMLELLYATGLRVSELVALNVDQVNLEGEFVRCLGKGSRERVVPLGQVACFHVRTYLENGRGKLIKKTAEPALFVNQHGRRLSRQGCWKILKGYARAANLKKEITPHTLRHSFATHLLENGADLRSVQELLGHADIGTTQIYTHLTRKKIREVYDRTHPRA from the coding sequence GTGCGTGAGCTGGTGGATGAATTCCTTTACTACCTGGTGGTAGAACGGGGGCTGGCGGAAAACACCCTGGCTTCCTATAACAGCGACCTGCAGCAGTTTTTGCATTACCTGGAAAATGGCGGGGTAAAATCTTTCCGGGAGGTTAACCATGGTTTACTGGTAGCCTACCTGATAAAAATGCAGCAGGAAGGCCGGTCTCCGGCTACAATTTCCCAGCACCTGGCGGCCTTGAAATCCTTTTACCACTTTTTATTAAGGGAACGCCTGGTGGAAAGCGATCCTACGGCCAACCTGGAATCCCCCCGGCAACTAAAAAAACTACCCCAGGTGTTGACGGTGGAGGAGGTTGAGAGGCTCCTCAACCAGCCGCGCCCGGATACGCCGGCGGGTTTAAGGGATAAAGCCATGCTGGAATTGCTTTATGCCACAGGCCTGCGGGTTTCGGAACTGGTGGCCCTCAATGTGGATCAGGTTAACCTGGAGGGGGAATTTGTCCGCTGCCTGGGCAAGGGGTCCCGGGAAAGGGTGGTTCCCCTGGGCCAGGTTGCCTGTTTCCACGTGCGGACATACCTGGAGAACGGGCGGGGGAAACTAATCAAAAAGACGGCGGAACCGGCTCTCTTTGTCAACCAGCACGGCCGGCGCCTTTCCCGCCAGGGTTGCTGGAAGATTCTTAAAGGTTATGCCCGGGCAGCCAACTTGAAAAAGGAGATTACGCCCCATACCCTGCGCCATTCCTTTGCCACCCACCTGCTGGAAAATGGCGCCGACCTGCGTTCGGTCCAGGAGCTTCTAGGTCATGCCGACATTGGTACGACCCAGATCTACACCCATCTTACCAGGAAAAAGATCCGCGAGGTGTACGACCGGACCCACCCGCGGGCGTGA
- the spoIIM gene encoding stage II sporulation protein M, protein MERALARHIRDNLGIYLVIFFFFLGGIIAGTVTIYFLEQQQVIQLAAYLDNVLKQFNANDLSGYKGVYQAIINALKETGLVWFLGLTVIGIPLIVAIVFLKGFILGFTVGFLVQQKAFQGVALSLMAILPPNLIQIPALFVAAMLGISFSTGLLRGRSLSETGILPRFLAYSFFMLLVTLLVVGGGLVEVYLAPVFARVVLNYF, encoded by the coding sequence GTGGAAAGGGCCCTTGCCAGGCACATCAGGGACAACCTGGGCATATATCTGGTTATATTTTTCTTTTTCCTGGGAGGAATTATTGCCGGAACGGTTACAATTTACTTTCTGGAGCAACAGCAGGTAATCCAGCTGGCCGCCTACCTGGATAACGTCTTGAAACAATTTAACGCTAACGATTTAAGCGGGTATAAAGGGGTTTACCAGGCCATTATCAATGCCCTCAAAGAGACCGGCCTGGTATGGTTTTTAGGCTTAACGGTAATTGGTATACCTTTGATTGTAGCCATTGTCTTTTTAAAGGGCTTTATCCTGGGTTTCACCGTCGGCTTTCTGGTGCAGCAGAAGGCCTTCCAGGGAGTGGCCCTGTCGCTAATGGCCATCCTGCCGCCCAATCTTATCCAGATCCCGGCCCTATTTGTGGCGGCGATGCTGGGTATTTCCTTCTCCACCGGTTTACTGCGGGGGCGAAGCTTAAGTGAAACGGGTATTTTACCGCGGTTTTTAGCTTATTCCTTTTTCATGTTGCTGGTCACGCTGCTGGTAGTGGGCGGGGGACTGGTAGAGGTTTACCTGGCGCCGGTTTTTGCCAGGGTGGTACTTAATTATTTTTAA
- a CDS encoding NUDIX domain-containing protein codes for MDLTEVLLTSERIYEGRILNLRRDRVRLPDGREASREVVEHPGAVAIIALDKEKNVYLVRQYRYPIGRVTLEIPAGKLDAGEEPLLCARRELAEEVGLKAAEWQLLLTFYTTPGFSNEIMYLFLATGLKPHREEADADEFLEVVRLPLPEAVAQIFKGTIQDAKSIAGLLAAARTVQA; via the coding sequence ATGGACCTTACTGAAGTACTGCTGACTTCCGAACGCATCTATGAAGGCCGGATTTTAAACCTGCGCCGGGACCGGGTACGGCTGCCGGATGGCCGAGAAGCCAGCCGCGAAGTTGTTGAACACCCGGGCGCAGTAGCCATTATCGCCCTGGATAAAGAAAAAAACGTTTATCTTGTTCGCCAGTACCGTTATCCCATTGGCCGGGTAACCCTGGAGATCCCGGCCGGCAAACTGGATGCCGGGGAAGAACCCTTACTTTGCGCCCGGCGGGAGCTGGCCGAGGAAGTGGGCCTCAAGGCAGCTGAATGGCAGCTGCTTTTAACCTTCTACACTACCCCGGGCTTTTCCAATGAAATCATGTATCTTTTCCTGGCCACCGGCCTTAAACCCCACCGGGAAGAAGCCGATGCCGATGAATTTCTAGAAGTTGTGCGACTGCCTTTGCCTGAAGCCGTGGCCCAGATCTTTAAGGGTACTATCCAGGATGCCAAGAGTATTGCCGGTTTACTGGCTGCTGCTCGTACCGTACAGGCATAA